A stretch of the Sorangium aterium genome encodes the following:
- a CDS encoding radical SAM protein, which translates to MIIDDPRVLSSLSPRRLHLILLPTEQCNFRCTYCYEQFLLGQMTPTVTEAIRKLVRDRVDELDELTISWFGGEPLLAKGVVLDLASFFYGLASERPSLQYRANMTTNGYFLDLATATELTALGVREYQISLDGDEDLHNAIRRSRSGEPTFARIYQHLLALRASDLAIQIIVRVHFSPQTHEALDPLIERLDRDLGGDVRFQFYFKAIEPLGGPHNHQIERIPYERQMAMRAALAAKVRNRRQVHEPVGHEVCYASRANSFLIRPNGAIGKCTVALEEPGNAVGRLLADGSIDVQLERFVPWLIGLQSGREDDLACPWRSLRGNPATGLARSGRRLPVVR; encoded by the coding sequence ATGATTATCGATGATCCTCGGGTCCTCAGCTCCCTCAGCCCGCGACGGCTGCACCTCATCCTGTTGCCGACTGAGCAGTGCAACTTCCGTTGCACGTACTGCTACGAGCAGTTCCTGCTCGGCCAGATGACCCCCACGGTCACCGAGGCCATCCGGAAGCTGGTACGCGATCGTGTTGACGAGCTCGACGAACTAACGATCAGTTGGTTCGGTGGCGAACCGCTGCTGGCCAAGGGTGTCGTGCTTGACCTTGCGTCTTTCTTCTACGGGCTCGCCTCCGAGCGCCCCTCGCTTCAATACCGCGCCAACATGACGACCAATGGCTACTTCCTCGATCTAGCCACAGCAACCGAGCTGACGGCGTTGGGCGTACGAGAGTACCAGATCAGCCTCGACGGCGACGAGGACTTGCACAACGCGATCCGTCGAAGCCGAAGCGGCGAGCCTACTTTTGCGCGCATTTACCAGCACCTGCTGGCGTTACGGGCGAGCGACCTGGCGATCCAGATCATCGTGCGCGTGCATTTCTCGCCACAGACCCACGAGGCCCTCGACCCGCTAATCGAGCGACTCGACCGCGACCTCGGTGGCGACGTTCGGTTTCAGTTCTACTTTAAGGCCATCGAGCCATTGGGCGGGCCGCACAACCATCAGATTGAGCGCATCCCATACGAGCGTCAAATGGCGATGCGAGCGGCGCTCGCTGCGAAGGTCCGGAACCGGCGACAGGTCCACGAGCCGGTTGGGCACGAGGTCTGCTACGCGTCACGCGCGAACTCCTTCTTGATCCGCCCCAACGGCGCAATCGGTAAGTGTACCGTTGCGCTTGAGGAACCCGGCAACGCGGTCGGACGGCTGCTCGCCGATGGCTCGATCGATGTGCAGCTGGAGCGCTTCGTTCCGTGGCTCATAGGGTTGCAGTCCGGACGAGAAGATGACCTCGCCTGCCCGTGGCGCAGTTTACGCGGAAATCCCGCTACGGGTCTGGCCCGGAGTGGGCGTCGACTTCCTGTCGTGAGGTGA
- a CDS encoding recombinase family protein — protein sequence MSQRAALYARVSTARQEQEQTVASQLEALENAATAMGLTVPAERRYIDDGISGARLDRPGLDALRDAAADGLIDVVLVHAPDRLARNYVHQVVLVEELTNRGVHVHFVECPATERAEDRLLVQMQGIIAEYERAKIMERTRRGRIHKLRAGQMLPYSSVARYGYAIERSADGLRRTVVIDEVEAQHVRAMYRWVREEDLSSRAVARRLNAQGIRPRRAARWTEGRVYGVLTDPTYTGMATYGRRMSVEPARPKKPGSYRKHLKSSSRFRPKQEWLIIPVPSIVDEKEQAEVRAILAKHRWQAPRHLKHDYLLRSLVVCGECGWRMEGHRQAPRSGVPYEYFYYGCRRRLAEVRGHDKRCKAKYIRRDELDAVVWDALVSWIQSPEMLLQEVEAWRSSRAGEDQSRRDRARLESAERKLQTQVERLVDAYQAGAISVEELKARRDRLDAEQRAVRVRIEEIAAQDQDRTRLNQLADDLTAFAATLREGLDKLDFAGRQRLVRLLIERVVVTGDHVAIEHAIPLSGRFSALRSQDRCPRVPNLQGADEARRHGDRAPEHRPLPLRARRADRCSSTLSQPGATVLEKHRSAPQGAR from the coding sequence ATGAGCCAACGAGCCGCCCTCTATGCGCGCGTCTCGACGGCGCGGCAGGAACAGGAGCAAACGGTGGCGTCGCAGCTCGAAGCGCTCGAGAACGCAGCGACCGCCATGGGGCTCACGGTGCCGGCAGAGCGACGGTACATCGATGACGGCATCAGTGGCGCTCGCCTCGATCGGCCGGGATTGGACGCGTTGCGCGACGCAGCGGCCGATGGGCTGATCGACGTGGTGCTCGTACATGCTCCCGATCGGCTCGCGCGCAACTACGTGCATCAGGTTGTGCTGGTCGAGGAGCTGACGAACCGCGGAGTCCACGTGCACTTCGTCGAATGCCCCGCGACCGAGCGTGCCGAGGACCGCCTGCTCGTGCAGATGCAGGGCATCATCGCCGAGTATGAGCGCGCGAAGATCATGGAGCGCACGCGCCGCGGTCGTATTCACAAACTGCGTGCCGGGCAGATGCTGCCTTACAGCTCTGTCGCACGCTATGGCTATGCCATCGAACGCTCTGCCGATGGGCTGCGGCGCACGGTCGTCATCGACGAGGTCGAAGCCCAGCATGTACGGGCGATGTACCGGTGGGTGCGCGAGGAGGATCTCAGCTCACGCGCCGTCGCCAGGCGACTGAACGCACAGGGGATACGTCCTCGCAGGGCGGCGCGGTGGACCGAGGGCCGCGTCTATGGGGTGCTGACCGACCCCACCTATACTGGCATGGCGACCTACGGTCGTCGGATGTCGGTCGAACCGGCACGACCGAAAAAGCCGGGTTCCTACCGAAAGCACCTCAAGAGCTCCAGCCGCTTCCGTCCCAAGCAGGAGTGGCTCATCATTCCGGTCCCTTCGATCGTTGACGAAAAGGAGCAAGCCGAGGTCCGCGCGATCCTCGCGAAGCACCGGTGGCAGGCGCCGCGGCACCTCAAGCACGACTACCTTCTCCGGTCGCTCGTCGTCTGCGGTGAATGCGGGTGGCGCATGGAGGGCCATCGACAGGCCCCGCGGTCCGGCGTGCCCTACGAGTACTTCTATTATGGATGCCGACGCCGCCTCGCCGAAGTGCGCGGCCATGACAAGCGGTGCAAAGCCAAGTACATCCGTCGCGACGAGCTCGATGCGGTGGTATGGGACGCGCTGGTATCGTGGATTCAGTCCCCGGAGATGCTGCTGCAAGAGGTTGAGGCATGGCGTTCGAGCCGCGCGGGAGAGGACCAGAGTCGCCGTGACCGTGCCCGTCTCGAGAGCGCCGAGCGCAAGCTCCAGACTCAAGTCGAACGGCTGGTCGACGCCTATCAGGCCGGCGCGATATCCGTCGAGGAGCTCAAGGCGCGGCGCGATCGCCTCGATGCCGAGCAGCGCGCGGTGCGCGTTCGCATCGAGGAGATCGCGGCCCAGGACCAGGACCGAACTCGGCTCAATCAGCTGGCCGACGACCTGACGGCCTTTGCGGCGACGCTGCGGGAAGGACTGGATAAGCTGGACTTTGCAGGGCGGCAACGCCTCGTCCGGCTGCTGATCGAGCGTGTCGTCGTGACAGGCGACCACGTCGCTATCGAGCACGCGATCCCGCTCTCCGGCCGGTTTTCGGCTTTACGTTCGCAGGATCGATGTCCTCGAGTGCCCAACTTGCAAGGGGCGGATGAAGCTCGTCGCCATGGTGACCGAGCCCCGGAACATCGCCCGCTTCCTCTCCGCGCTCGGCGAGCCGACCGATGTTCCAGCACGCTCTCCCAACCGGGGGCCACCGTACTGGAAAAGCACCGTTCTGCGCCGCAAGGCGCCCGGTGA
- a CDS encoding AIPR family protein translates to MTSRRLPDLRNHIDASVAELARRARISTDRAFGAWYAIDILDIDEDSALEGASLDGGEDQGVDVILIDHPNARVIVLQAHKPTNPDKLAPKSKWDALVASTPAILDPRAFRDAGRVDAADLLQEVQNVLQGDDGSAYSIEMGLVSLGPKSDQIERACAVTNKSKQFSNIRFFYDSIDEIIEKFATLRSSEKMVLEDELEFSSEIFHDSGDFGNAIVGSVSGAELGRLYQKHGKTLFEGNVRLFIGSRKGGINERMIETAKTIPGTFWALNNGITIVANTVEPIIDRPRTFRLRRFSIVNGCQTTVSVWNAGAPPNARVLTRVVAAKPAIVTDIVRYNNTQNPVKIWAVRSVDPIQERLRSAFERIGIQYAPKQEGSRRKRDSESIIELDKIAQYLASGDSEAIIDAVKEKQELFDRHYQRLFPHTIAPEHVYLFWLLGNQTDEERQAKLSVLHPNDDDDKALAGLLGISGTYWGLHCAARLVEELNRMPHGIDLETMATPRISERPEKICDRGAAALYRAGD, encoded by the coding sequence ATGACGTCCCGCAGACTGCCCGATCTCCGAAATCACATAGATGCGTCTGTAGCAGAACTAGCGCGTAGAGCAAGAATTTCAACCGATCGAGCATTCGGCGCCTGGTACGCAATTGATATTCTCGATATCGACGAGGATTCTGCTCTTGAGGGCGCATCTCTCGACGGCGGCGAGGACCAAGGGGTAGACGTCATACTTATCGATCATCCCAACGCACGGGTAATCGTGCTCCAGGCCCACAAGCCGACAAATCCAGACAAACTAGCTCCCAAATCCAAATGGGACGCGCTCGTCGCCTCAACTCCAGCCATTCTCGATCCACGGGCGTTCCGCGATGCAGGACGAGTAGACGCAGCGGACCTGCTGCAGGAGGTCCAAAACGTTCTACAGGGTGACGACGGCTCAGCTTACTCTATCGAAATGGGCCTTGTAAGCCTTGGACCGAAGTCCGATCAAATCGAACGCGCATGCGCCGTCACCAACAAATCGAAGCAGTTTTCCAATATTCGATTTTTCTATGATTCCATAGATGAAATTATCGAGAAGTTTGCAACACTGCGCTCTTCCGAGAAAATGGTACTCGAAGATGAACTCGAATTTTCGAGTGAAATATTCCACGATAGCGGCGACTTTGGAAACGCCATCGTCGGCAGCGTAAGTGGCGCAGAACTGGGACGTCTTTATCAAAAGCACGGAAAAACTCTGTTCGAAGGAAATGTGCGGCTATTTATTGGATCCAGAAAAGGAGGCATCAATGAGCGGATGATCGAAACCGCCAAAACAATCCCCGGAACCTTCTGGGCCCTTAACAATGGGATTACAATTGTTGCCAACACGGTCGAGCCGATAATCGATAGACCACGCACGTTTCGCCTCCGGCGCTTTAGTATTGTCAACGGATGCCAGACGACGGTTTCAGTTTGGAATGCTGGCGCACCCCCTAACGCTCGCGTGCTCACCAGAGTTGTCGCAGCGAAGCCAGCAATTGTAACCGACATAGTTCGCTACAACAACACCCAGAATCCTGTAAAGATCTGGGCGGTACGCTCAGTCGATCCCATCCAAGAGAGGCTCCGAAGCGCATTCGAGCGGATTGGAATTCAGTACGCACCCAAGCAAGAGGGCAGTCGACGGAAGCGAGATTCAGAATCAATAATAGAACTGGACAAAATCGCGCAGTACTTAGCATCGGGCGACTCGGAAGCGATCATTGATGCCGTAAAGGAAAAGCAAGAGCTATTCGATCGGCACTACCAAAGACTATTTCCTCACACCATTGCCCCCGAACATGTCTACCTTTTTTGGCTGCTTGGGAATCAAACTGACGAGGAGCGTCAGGCGAAACTCAGCGTGCTTCATCCCAACGACGACGACGACAAGGCTCTCGCCGGGCTGCTGGGAATCAGTGGCACATACTGGGGGTTGCATTGCGCAGCCAGACTTGTGGAAGAGCTGAATCGTATGCCGCACGGGATCGACCTTGAAACCATGGCCACCCCCCGAATTTCAGAACGCCCTGAGAAAATATGCGATCGAGGGGCTGCAGCTCTTTACAGAGCTGGCGATTGA
- a CDS encoding sigma-70 family RNA polymerase sigma factor, whose amino-acid sequence MGRLSNEDERAAAHARLFCPAQVRAVLGWLRRLGVPRCHRTDVAGQVWLNAWESWPRFDPKRGRPERWLNAITVHAASHYHERMRHRREELVERIDVADPAPDAAAAMEFDSIRTGTIDAVNALDPKLRFVLVAHDLNGVSMAQIAEEAGLPLSVIYKRRTKAIGALRDIIGLRENAEDFARRVGPQ is encoded by the coding sequence ATGGGTCGTCTGTCGAATGAAGACGAGCGAGCCGCCGCGCACGCGCGCTTGTTTTGCCCGGCGCAGGTTCGTGCCGTGCTGGGCTGGCTGAGGAGGCTGGGGGTCCCACGGTGCCATCGTACCGACGTCGCAGGCCAAGTCTGGCTCAACGCCTGGGAGAGCTGGCCCAGGTTCGATCCGAAGCGCGGCAGGCCGGAACGCTGGTTGAACGCGATCACTGTACACGCTGCCTCGCACTATCACGAGCGTATGCGGCACCGCAGGGAGGAGCTCGTCGAGCGGATCGATGTGGCCGATCCAGCGCCGGATGCCGCTGCAGCGATGGAATTCGACAGCATCAGGACCGGTACCATCGACGCGGTGAACGCGCTTGATCCGAAGCTGCGCTTTGTTCTCGTGGCACATGATCTCAACGGAGTCTCGATGGCCCAGATCGCCGAAGAAGCAGGGCTACCACTCTCTGTGATTTACAAGCGACGCACCAAGGCGATCGGTGCGCTGCGCGACATCATCGGACTTCGGGAAAACGCGGAGGACTTCGCCCGGAGAGTGGGGCCGCAATGA
- a CDS encoding helix-turn-helix transcriptional regulator produces MEDMLGAMWLVSPLGLAMIACVAIGFAVTAREALGRERGLREAREHAHDDEEAALTDAKEQAAGERDRYRRLLDCHVDAALAELIDARARPVPWPGRVLESFCATMPSWRRKLAESTGLEPREVERLLRSDLPMTPGLARQLEAFTGTPARYWERLWRLHDDYRTDAEETVVIPVGEPVTKRESSARPASSRAPSSAPSTPPTISPRALDVPPPVVPSPELAARSPRAKLPPPPLPRLRSPLPARAATGAELARRAGTLTSFPVRRDEGGASSANGSDWEDAERSPLNTTLPGVGSHG; encoded by the coding sequence ATGGAAGACATGTTGGGGGCGATGTGGCTCGTGTCGCCGCTCGGGCTCGCGATGATCGCGTGCGTCGCGATCGGCTTCGCGGTCACCGCGCGCGAAGCGCTGGGACGAGAGCGCGGGCTTCGCGAGGCGCGCGAGCACGCGCACGATGACGAGGAGGCCGCCCTCACCGATGCGAAGGAGCAGGCAGCGGGGGAGCGAGACCGATACCGGCGCCTTCTGGACTGTCACGTCGATGCGGCGCTCGCCGAGCTGATAGACGCCCGCGCGCGCCCCGTCCCCTGGCCAGGAAGGGTCCTCGAGTCGTTCTGCGCGACGATGCCTTCGTGGAGGAGAAAGCTGGCCGAGAGCACCGGGTTGGAGCCGAGGGAGGTGGAGCGGTTGCTGAGGAGCGACCTCCCGATGACGCCCGGCCTCGCGCGCCAGCTTGAAGCCTTCACCGGCACGCCCGCGCGGTACTGGGAGCGCCTGTGGCGGCTACACGACGACTACCGAACGGACGCAGAGGAGACCGTGGTGATCCCGGTCGGCGAGCCCGTGACCAAGCGCGAGAGCTCGGCGCGTCCCGCGTCGTCGCGGGCGCCGAGCTCGGCGCCGTCGACTCCGCCGACGATATCTCCCCGCGCGCTCGACGTTCCTCCGCCGGTGGTGCCGTCTCCCGAGCTTGCGGCCAGGAGCCCGCGGGCGAAGCTGCCGCCGCCTCCACTGCCGCGGCTTCGGTCGCCGCTCCCTGCCCGCGCTGCCACGGGGGCGGAGCTCGCCCGGCGCGCTGGGACGCTGACGAGCTTCCCGGTACGGCGTGACGAAGGGGGGGCGAGCTCCGCCAACGGGTCCGATTGGGAAGACGCAGAGCGCTCTCCGCTGAACACGACACTTCCGGGTGTAGGGAGCCATGGATGA
- a CDS encoding RNA polymerase sigma factor encodes MAKPATVSPGFELFRRLARRHGVPARNAEDIAQEALLRGLDADQRIEPGGDPGPYRVTIAVNQARNHVRDARCRGEVLTSFDECEIRDECPTPEELLRRWQREKLTRELLDQLEPKDRELVIKHDFEDIPLAQIAAEQGVPLDTVKTRHRRALKELEVQGGRWRARQRSHGWDDSACVPLALGFRRRAWVASLRRLGIRILVQAALVLLTGALVSAVPPLPDLESWIRAAAVRAPATAPAVQHAMAPPVREGAHSAAGPASGDGAPDAAAPAAATAHEISSRTEHGSAHGEAMASGTPAPSNAKTTSHRAAPPTSAVRPTASEVERSLVNQARRAIEAGDVMADVEARRLLEAHARQFPRGRLAAEREALFRQLR; translated from the coding sequence GTGGCCAAGCCAGCGACCGTCTCCCCCGGCTTCGAGCTCTTCCGGCGCCTGGCCAGGCGCCACGGTGTACCGGCGCGAAACGCCGAGGATATCGCCCAGGAAGCGCTGCTGCGGGGGCTCGACGCGGACCAACGGATCGAGCCGGGCGGAGATCCGGGGCCCTACCGCGTCACGATCGCCGTCAACCAGGCGCGCAATCACGTCCGGGACGCGCGCTGCCGCGGCGAGGTGCTCACGTCGTTCGATGAGTGCGAGATCCGAGATGAGTGCCCCACGCCGGAAGAGTTGCTCCGGAGATGGCAGCGGGAAAAGCTCACCCGGGAGCTACTCGACCAACTCGAGCCCAAGGACCGGGAGCTCGTGATCAAGCACGACTTCGAGGACATCCCGCTCGCCCAGATCGCCGCCGAGCAGGGGGTCCCGCTCGACACGGTGAAGACGCGACACCGGCGGGCGCTCAAGGAACTCGAAGTGCAGGGCGGACGGTGGCGGGCGCGGCAGCGCTCTCATGGATGGGACGACAGCGCCTGCGTGCCGCTCGCGTTGGGGTTCCGCCGTCGCGCGTGGGTGGCCTCCCTGCGCCGTCTGGGCATAAGGATCCTCGTTCAGGCAGCGCTCGTCCTGCTGACGGGCGCGCTCGTCTCCGCGGTGCCGCCCTTGCCCGACCTGGAATCGTGGATCAGGGCGGCGGCGGTCCGCGCCCCTGCCACCGCGCCCGCGGTGCAGCACGCCATGGCGCCCCCCGTGCGAGAGGGCGCCCACAGCGCCGCGGGGCCCGCCAGCGGAGACGGGGCGCCCGACGCCGCGGCGCCCGCCGCGGCAACAGCGCACGAGATCTCGTCGCGCACGGAACACGGAAGCGCGCACGGCGAGGCGATGGCGAGCGGCACGCCCGCTCCCTCGAACGCGAAGACGACAAGTCACCGGGCCGCGCCTCCGACGAGCGCCGTTCGACCGACCGCCAGCGAGGTCGAGAGGAGCCTGGTCAACCAGGCGCGGAGAGCCATTGAGGCCGGCGACGTCATGGCCGACGTCGAGGCTCGCCGGCTGCTCGAGGCCCACGCGCGGCAGTTCCCGCGAGGGCGGCTCGCCGCCGAGCGCGAAGCGCTGTTCAGGCAGCTTCGCTGA